The segment taaatatattgacAAACATGTACCCTTTTTAAAACAGCGCATAGTATTCACCAAAAATCTCACGTCTGCAACTACGTCACTTTATCATAGTAACATTCAAATTATACTAACTAATACTCAAAAAATGGATTAGTCAAATTCAGATTATAAAAAGAAATGGATTTGGTCATTTTATGATATAGTTTTAAAACCTTTTCTCGCTAAACCCACAACATAATTAATTTTGCTTGTGGCTAAAGTAAAATCTCGAGTTCAACTTTTGACCTAGAATGAATATTCTGCAGCCACAAACACGTGGTTGGAAATATCgacgcctctctctctctctctctctctctctctctctctctctctctctctctctctctctcctgtccTGCCGCtctgtattatatatataaacttccTTCGCTGAAGAGTTTGTAACTTGATTTCTGagcttcattttcttcttcacttaaaggaaaaaaaaacaagaacaaacAAATCTTTTGAAACAGAAGAGAATCTAAAGAAGATTCAAGAAGAACCAAGAGAAAGTTTCAAGATTTTATTCTGCTCGAGTGACAAAACCTTATCAACTGCCAAAACGTATATTCTAGGTAACTTATCCacgtataaataatttttgttttcaattactctgtttttttttctgaagattTTACTTATATGCTAGCTACACCAAAGTGGGTTTGAGTTTGATAATAATACTTAAATTCGAAAGAAATTATCAGTAATGGGTTCttgttaaaaaaatgtttttttaattaattatatttgcaTTTCCAGGTTGCTCTGTTTTCCAGATCCGAAAAGTCTTGATTTTTAACCTTTTCTTCCAAACTCTGTTCTATGGATCAGACATAAGTTTATAACAGATTCGTGATGTTTCACTTCAGGTCAGAACCTATTGGGATCTGTTGAATGGGGGTATCATTCTCCTGTCAGTTCACCAAGCAAGAAGACGTGGAGACAGCTCTAGACTCTGTCACTGTCAAGTCCATAAGCTTCGGTGATGACGACGAGTGCAGAACTCCCAAGAGATCCGTTAACTTCAGTGACAGAACTCTCGAGCCCACGATCTTGAAATCTCTGGGATCTGGTGGTAAAATGGTCGTTGAGAAGTCTGTCAGCTTCAAAGGGATGCAACTGGAGAGAATGATCTCTCTCAACACGAAAGAGAACAACGGCTTTGAGTTAGACAATGCAGAGATTGCAAGAGAACTCTCGGTTCTTGATCCGAGGAACCCTAAACACGAAGCTGCTATTAAGTTACAGAAAGTTTACAAGAGTTTCCGTACAAGGAGAAAGCTGGCTGATTGTGCAGTGCTCGTGGAGCAAAGCTGGTTAGTTGTAATTTATGTAAGAGATCAAGTATCTCTCGACAATATATTCTATGATACATTCCTTAAGTAGTATCATAGAATATATTGTCGAGAGATACTTGATCTCTTACAATTTATCTCAAAACTCTAAAACGTTCCCTTTTAAGTTGTGTTGTGGTGATCTAATCTTGTTTCCAATCACAGGTGGAAGCTTTTGGATTTTGCTGAGCTGAAGAGAAGTTCTATATCTTTCTTTGATATTGAGAAACACGAAACCGCGATTTCGAGGTGGTCTAGAGCTAGGACTAGAGCAGCTAAGGTTGGTAAAGGATTGTCCAAGAATGGAAAAGCACAAAAGCTTGCTCTACAACACTGGCTTGAAGCTGTAAGTTTTATAGAGacttattagttttatttaaaacaacTTTTTGGATTGAAATCTGATCTTGGTTTAATGCATTTTGGTATATAACAGATTGACCCGAGGCATCGGTATGGACACAACCTGCACTTTTACTACAACAAGTGGCTGCACTGTCAGAGTAGAGAACCTTTCTTCTACTGGTAACTACTTGTCacctactctttttttttctcatttatgTAAAAAGCTTTTGGCAGAATCAAGAAAACTAAATTTAGATTCAAATGTTTCAGGCTTGATATTGGCGAGGGAAAAGAAGTAAATCTTGTGGAGAAGTGTCCTCGTTTGAAACTTCAGCAACAGTGCATCAAGTACCTTGGTCCGGTTAGTATCTATTTCTTTTACCTGCTCAACAAGTAACTTTACCGATAAAACTAGAaacttatttctttttcttgtcaTGTTGTGTAGATGGAAAGGAAAGCTTATGAGGTTGTTGTGGAAGAAGGCAAGTTCTTTTACAAGAACAGTGGAGAAATGCTTCAGACTTCAGCTATGGAAGAAAGTGATTCCAAATGGATTTTTGTGCTGAGCACGTCGAAAGTGTTGTACgttgggaagaagaagaagggtacGTTTCAACATTCAAGCTTCTTAGCTGGAGGAGCTACAGTTGCTGCAGGGAGATTAGTCGTTGAAGATGGTGTTCTCAAGGCTGTTTGGCCACACAGTGGACATTATCAACCTACTGAAGAGAATTTCTTGGACTTTCTCTCTTTCCTAAGAGAGAACAATGTTGATATCACTGATGTAAAGGTAAAGGGGGAAGAGATTTTGATTGAATGAGATCTTGAGTCTGTGAGGGTTATGTTTCTTATAtaagtgtttttgttttgtgtttcagATGAGTCCTACAGATGAAGATGAGTTTTCTCTTTACAAACAAAGAAGCACTCACATGAGAAACCATTCTTTGGAAGAGGATTTGGAGCCTGAGAAGACCATTAGCTTGCAAGACAAGGCTGATCCACTAGAAGAAGAAACAACTCCAGTGATGGCTGAAACACTGATAAAGATGGAGTCTATTGAAGTATCTGAAGACTATGATTCGGGTGATgatgaggaggaagaggaagagatatTTGACTTAGAACAAGAACCAATGCCTTCAGAGCAGAGCTCGCCAAGAGGAGGAGAACAAGAAACCAAAGAGATTGAAGAAGTAGTGAAGATTCCAGAAGAATCAATCCTAAAAAGGATCAATTCAAAGAAGGAAAGTAGATCTTTCCAACTTGGGAAACAACTATCCTGCAAATGGACAACAGGTGCAGGACCAAGGATAGGTTGTGTAAGGGATTACCCATCAGCGCTTCAGTTTCAAGCACTGGAACAAGTCAACCTGTCTCCGAGAAGTGCTTCTGTTTCAAGACTCTGTTTCTCCTCCTTGTCTCACACGCAAACCCCTCAGATGTCACCGTTATGGCGAGGATTGTCATTACCTGCAGATATCATCACCCGTTCGTAactgatgaattttttttaattacacaTAAAGTTCTTTCGATCTGATCTATTCTTTTTGTGTGAATAGTGACGATGATGACTTAGAAATTcttttgtattctttttttcttccccTTTACTGTAACAGAGAAGCATTTCATTTGTTTATTTCGTTTCTTGTTTAACAAGAAATGATAGGTTAAAAAAGTGTAAGATTCTTTTTCAACGCTTTATAGGTTTTTTTGTAAAAGCCTGCAATACACAAAAGCGATGCAAGATTCTTCTcttttttatattgttattaACTTTTGTGTAACCTTTACAGCAAATTTCTCCTCGGTTCCCAGGAACACTCAGTGGAGATTCAAAACCCTAGGCTCTGGTTCACATCTCAAGAATCACAAACCCTAGTAATGCGAGAAAGACCACTGTCTCCTCGAAGAGAGATTAAAATTCTTGTAGGAACCACCCTCTTCTTCTGGTGGCTGATAACAATTTGGGGATTTTGAAAGGCCCATTAGGCTTGGTCAAAACAAGCCCCGTTTATAATGTTGGATTGTTTGGCGCAACAAGAACCATGCATAGTCCCATGCGTTCTCCACCTACCAAATGAATAAATCAAGATTACTTATCATTAAGTTTTGTCTTTGTTATCACAAGAAAACATTACGACTGCAAATAAAAGTTAAACACTAAATTTAACTAGACTATTTGTTGTCGATGATGGATATGTCATCAGAAACAAGAAGGCCACAACATAGTTTATATACATGACGTACACACATATATGCACTTGACTTTACAGTAATCATGATTAACAACGaattaattagatttattaACCGTATGTATGACTTTTGGATCACTACAGTTAGCCACCAACAAAACCAATCCAAAACTAATCTAGCACATCAATGGATAACCTTTGaaatttctttgatttttgagTCATGAATAGCATTATATTTGCATACTTAACTATTAGTTTATCACCACAAGAACCtgcatttttttaaaatgtcaaaactaatttaagatatataatattttttcattagaGTTACCTACAAATTCAAATAGTTTTATAGAAAGTAAcgtgtttttctttcttttttctttgccaAGATCAACGTGCTATATTAGCAAAAACATGCCAATTACAAAAGCTGAGTCAGTTGTCCATATCCAAATGAAATAGAATTTTAACCTCATGAACTAATTATTTGAAACATTATTAGTTAAATACAaatggaaaaaaattcaaataaaataaataaagcggGAAGAAGTAAAACAGCAGAAGAAGCATGATGAGAGCCATAGAGGTTGGTTCGCTCATCTTCAAAACCTTCTCTTTTATATACTCTCTCCTCTCTGCAAATTATCTCCACAACACAATCCAAATCCAAAGCTCCAAACCTTTATTCCAAGTTTCAACACAAATGGCTCCAACACTCTCCACGGCACAGTTCGCAGACCCAGCTGAAGTAACCGAGTTCGTGGTCAACAAAGGCAATGGCGTGAAGGGTTTATCAGAGACAGGAATCAAAGCTCTTCCAGACCAATATATTCAACCATTCGAAGAGCGTCTCATCAACAAGTTCGTCAACGAGACAGACGAGGCTATACCAGTCATCGACATGTCGGACCCGGACGAGCACAAAGTAGCTGAAGCTATTTGTGACGCTGCTGAGAAATGGGGTTTCTTTCAAGTGATCAACCATGGAGTTCCTTTAGATGTTCTTGAAAACGTGAAGGCCGCCACTCACAGGTTCTTTAATCTTCCTGTTGAGGAGAAGAGCAAGTACACAAAGGAGAACTCTCTTTCGACCAATGTTAGGTTTGGTACTAGTTTCAGTCCTCGGGCTGAGAAAGCTCTCGAGTGGAAAGATTACCTCAGTCTCTTCTTTGTGTCCGAAGCTGAAGCTGAACAGTTTTGGCCTGATGTTTGCAAGTGAGTTCAAGGATCAAATATTTATCTGTTTTAGTCAGGGATGAGgtttcggtttattcggttaaATCGATTTAGATAATTCGGTTTTCAGTTAGTTCGGTTTGGTAAAATCAACCGAAgaaaattttggttcggttaaGTTTGGTTCTGTGTTAGTTCTTTTTCTAAATATCAAATTgaaccgattttttttttgttttggttatatttcggtttcacttttaaaaattcaGATTATTTGATTAACAGTGGTTATATTCAGTTAATTTAGTTATTTCGGTTAGTTCCgtttgatttattttggttGTTCCGTTCAAACTTTTTTAATTagttcttgattttcttgatgGTAGGAATGAAGCTCTAGAGTACATGAACAAGTCAAAGACAATGGTGAGGAAGCTTCTAGAGTATTTAGGAAAGAATCTCAACGTGAAAGAGCTAGACGAGACCAAAGAGTCACTCTTCATGGGCTCAATCCGAGTCAACCTCAACTACTATCCCATCTGTCCTAACCCTGACTTAACCGTTGGCGTTGGTCGCCACTCAGACGTCTCTTCCCTCACCATTCTCTTACAAGACCAAATCGGTGGCCTCCACGTTCGTTCCCTATCCTCAGGGAACTGGGTCCACGTGCCACCGGTTCCCGGATCCTTTGTGATCAACATAGGAGACGCTATGCAGATCTTGAGCAACGGTCGTTACAAGAGCGTGGAGCATCGTGTCTTAGCTAACGGTAGCAACAACAGAATCTCGGTTCCTATCTTTGTGAATCCAAAACCAGAGTCCGTGATTGGTCCTCTCCCTGAGGTGGTCGCAAAGGGTGAGGAACCGATTTATAAAGACGTTGTGTACTCTGATTACGTCAGGTACTTCTTCAAGAAAGCACATGATGGAAAGAAGACCGTTGACTTCGCCAAGATATGATCCAAAACCAGACCTCAAACGAGTTtggtttctttgttttgtttcatgtttGTGTGTTGCATGCGTGTGAATTAATAAAGAAGACTCTCTTAATACTGTGTTGTATACAATTTCtcttttataaaactaaaagtgTTGCAAAAGCAGAACATGTTATACCATGCCCAAAACTACATCATATAATACCAGTGGTCACTCGAACCGGAGACTAGACCtctggtaaaaaaaaaacataactgaTATTTCATATTTGATAAGAAGATGCTGCTATCATGAGACATGATCATCCACCTTTGGACGTTCTCCATTGCCATTGTCAAGAAAATCAACATCATCATTGAACTCAAAGATCTTCTTCTTTCTAAAGTAATTGATCAAGAAGTACCAACCTACTGCTCCTACCGTCATCAAACCGCTAACGAGGTACACAATCTTAGTAGCAAAGGCAATGATCAACATCAGAAACGCTGAAGGCACCAAGCACATAACCACCAGCCCTGGGATGTTCAAGGGAACTCGGTAAGGTCTCTTTAGCTCAGGTAGTTTCTTTCTTAACCAAACGAAAGACGCAAACTCTAGAAACATCCCTAACGTGTATATGAAGTTTGCAGAGGCCACGATGTCCGTAAAGTCCATGTAGGACAATCCAAGCGACATGAGAGCAGAGAGTAGAATCCCAACCCAAGGAGTGTTGAACCATTTCGATCTCAACCCAAAGAACTTAGGCAAGAACCCTAGCTCAGCCATACCCTCGAGCTGATAAGCACTGCTGCTTAACTGAGCTTCGAATAGTCCTATGCTTGACAAGACAGCTCCGATCTCAATCCATATCTTCAGCCACTTCCCCGCAATCATCTCAGCTGCTTCCGCGTGGAACCCTGTCTCCCACCTGCTCTGTTCCACAGAGACAGCGCCGGTGACAGCTAAAAGAGGGATCAGGTACGCTACGCAAGTGAAGATCACGGAGATGAGAAGCGCCAACGGGAACGTCTTCTGAGGGTTATCAACTTCCCCCGCGAGAGTACTGACATTGTCCCAGAAGTTCAGGTTCCAGAAGAGTGTGTTGAAGTAGAGATTCCAATCTTTTTTCTTGCTTCCCAAGCTACCCCAACGGTGTGGCTTTATCTTAGGGATTGCCATTGCCGACATGACAAGGAaaggtgagagagagactagaccGAGAACAACAGCTGCGTAGCCGACGATGGCTAGGCCAGTGTAGTTAAGGAAAGATAAGACCACGGTTGACGCGAATATGCAGACGTTTCTTGGCCATCCGGATGCAAGAACGGGGAATAGCTTATCCAAGTAAGCGACACAGAGTACAGGAAAGGAAGCAACGTTGATCACACCGCTCAGGAACTTCAACGAACCCATCAGTGACCCTATGAATGCTCCAAAAGCCCTATGGGCCCATATCACAAACCCTCCATTGCCTGAGGCAAAGTTAACCAACCAAAATTCAATGTTCAGACCACAACACAAGTACTGTTCTGTTCACATAAATGTCTACACAGATCTTTTATTTTGTCGCATTATGAGATATGAATATATTACCTGGAAACGCGGTGGAGAGTTCAGCGGTGATTAGGGCTTCAGGGACACTCCATATGAAAGGGAAGATGAGGAAACCTAGAATCGCTAGA is part of the Raphanus sativus cultivar WK10039 chromosome 5, ASM80110v3, whole genome shotgun sequence genome and harbors:
- the LOC108856970 gene encoding probable polyamine transporter At3g13620, with protein sequence MAITETSRSSHELPVTTTASTAKKLTLVPLIFLIYFEVAGGPFGEEPAVQAAGPLLAILGFLIFPFIWSVPEALITAELSTAFPGNGGFVIWAHRAFGAFIGSLMGSLKFLSGVINVASFPVLCVAYLDKLFPVLASGWPRNVCIFASTVVLSFLNYTGLAIVGYAAVVLGLVSLSPFLVMSAMAIPKIKPHRWGSLGSKKKDWNLYFNTLFWNLNFWDNVSTLAGEVDNPQKTFPLALLISVIFTCVAYLIPLLAVTGAVSVEQSRWETGFHAEAAEMIAGKWLKIWIEIGAVLSSIGLFEAQLSSSAYQLEGMAELGFLPKFFGLRSKWFNTPWVGILLSALMSLGLSYMDFTDIVASANFIYTLGMFLEFASFVWLRKKLPELKRPYRVPLNIPGLVVMCLVPSAFLMLIIAFATKIVYLVSGLMTVGAVGWYFLINYFRKKKIFEFNDDVDFLDNGNGERPKVDDHVS
- the LOC108856928 gene encoding IQ domain-containing protein IQM2, with product MGVSFSCQFTKQEDVETALDSVTVKSISFGDDDECRTPKRSVNFSDRTLEPTILKSLGSGGKMVVEKSVSFKGMQLERMISLNTKENNGFELDNAEIARELSVLDPRNPKHEAAIKLQKVYKSFRTRRKLADCAVLVEQSWWKLLDFAELKRSSISFFDIEKHETAISRWSRARTRAAKVGKGLSKNGKAQKLALQHWLEAIDPRHRYGHNLHFYYNKWLHCQSREPFFYWLDIGEGKEVNLVEKCPRLKLQQQCIKYLGPMERKAYEVVVEEGKFFYKNSGEMLQTSAMEESDSKWIFVLSTSKVLYVGKKKKGTFQHSSFLAGGATVAAGRLVVEDGVLKAVWPHSGHYQPTEENFLDFLSFLRENNVDITDVKMSPTDEDEFSLYKQRSTHMRNHSLEEDLEPEKTISLQDKADPLEEETTPVMAETLIKMESIEVSEDYDSGDDEEEEEEIFDLEQEPMPSEQSSPRGGEQETKEIEEVVKIPEESILKRINSKKESRSFQLGKQLSCKWTTGAGPRIGCVRDYPSALQFQALEQVNLSPRSASVSRLCFSSLSHTQTPQMSPLWRGLSLPADIITRS
- the LOC108856971 gene encoding feruloyl CoA ortho-hydroxylase 1; its protein translation is MAPTLSTAQFADPAEVTEFVVNKGNGVKGLSETGIKALPDQYIQPFEERLINKFVNETDEAIPVIDMSDPDEHKVAEAICDAAEKWGFFQVINHGVPLDVLENVKAATHRFFNLPVEEKSKYTKENSLSTNVRFGTSFSPRAEKALEWKDYLSLFFVSEAEAEQFWPDVCKNEALEYMNKSKTMVRKLLEYLGKNLNVKELDETKESLFMGSIRVNLNYYPICPNPDLTVGVGRHSDVSSLTILLQDQIGGLHVRSLSSGNWVHVPPVPGSFVINIGDAMQILSNGRYKSVEHRVLANGSNNRISVPIFVNPKPESVIGPLPEVVAKGEEPIYKDVVYSDYVRYFFKKAHDGKKTVDFAKI